The Oreochromis niloticus isolate F11D_XX linkage group LG15, O_niloticus_UMD_NMBU, whole genome shotgun sequence genome includes a region encoding these proteins:
- the ccnk gene encoding cyclin-K isoform X1 has translation MLKQSSTAGPSTASPQSMKESKENSSMTGQAILDHIKPCWYWDKKDLAHTPSQSEGLDPGTEARYRREGARFIFDVGTRLGLHYDTLATGIIYFHRFYMFHSFKQFPRYVTGACCLFLAGKVEETPKKCKDIIKTARSLLNDVQFAQFGDDPKEEVMVLERILLQTIKFDLQVEHPYMFLLRYVKQLKGEKNKVCKVLQMAWTFVNDSLCTMLSLQWEPEIIAVAVMYLAGRLCKFDIQEWTNKQSTRRWWEQFVQDVPVELLEDICHQILDLYSQGNKPIPQQMQEKERAPATPTSAPPAPQGQPPAANPPPPPPKKTSPQGGSPSRQLKRSHTSPKDEPKAPEQVGSKIPRLESPMPPLPTTQPPPAPPAEAEPGSETAPPPPQAPPPHQPPPLPHRPPPPPPSNYLMSTTSSYMSGEGYQSLQSMMKTEGPSYSMPPSYAPPMYHVYPPPSAPPPGPPPPPSTYPPPSLPPSYPPPVYNNYPPPPPPRMPPGHVPPPVMALPPTGYPPPPPVPPGQSQVPLPPPPGMPMNRGAWMR, from the exons ATGTTAAA gCAGTCCAGCACAGCGGGTCCATCCACCGCCTCTCCTCAATCAATGAAGGAATCCAAGGAAAATTCGTCAATGACGGGCCAGGCAATCTTGGACCATATAAAACCATGCTGGTACTGGGACAAGAAGGATTTAGCCCACACGCCCTCTCAGTCTGAGGGTCTGGACCCTGGCACAGAGGCCCGGTATCGCAGAGAAGGGGCTCGCTTCATATTCGACGTGGGGACCCGACTTGGCCT ACACTACGACACACTGGCAACGGGCATCATATATTTCCACCGCTTCTACATGTTTCACTCCTTCAAGCAGTTTCCCAGATAT GTGACGGGAGCTTGTTGTCTTTTCTTGGCTGGTAAAGTAGAGGAAACCCCAAAGAAGTGCAAAGATATCATTAAAACTGCCCGCAGCCTCCTGAATGATGTGCAGTTTGCACAGTTTGGAGATGATCCCAAG gaagaggtGATGGTGTTGGAGAGAATTTTGCTCCAGACGATCAAGTTTGACCTGCAGGTGGAGCACCCCTACATGTTCCTGCTGCGCTATGTCAAGCAGCTCAAAG GGGAGAAGAATAAAGTTTGCAAGGTGCTGCAAATGGCTTGGACCTTTGTCAACGACAG CCTGTGCACCATGCTGTCTCTGCAGTGGGAGCCGGAGATCATCGCGGTCGCTGTCATGTACCTGGCTGGCCGCCTGTGCAAATTCGACATCCAGGAATGGACCAACAAGCAGTCTACACGCCGCTGGTGGGAGCAGTTTGTCCAGGACGTTCCAGTGGAGCTACTTGAAG ACATTTGCCACCAGATCCTGGACCTGTACTCTCAGGGAAACAAACCCATCCCTCAGCAGATGCAGGAGAAGGAGAGGGCACCTGCTACTCCGACCTCTGCTCCTCCAGCTCCACAGGGACAACCGCCAGCTGCCAACCCTCCTCCCCCACCACCAAAAAAGACTTCCCCTCAGGGTGGTAGCCCATCGCGCCAGCTTAAACGCTCACAT ACATCCCCCAAAGATGAACCAAAGGCTCCAG AACAAGTTGGATCAAAGATTCCTCGACTCGAGAGCCCCATGCCTCCGCTACCCACAACGCAGCCTCCCCCAG CTCCTCCCGCAGAAGCAGAACCAGGAAGTGAAACAGCTCCTCCTCCCCCACAGGCTCCACCTCCACACCAGCCTCCTCCGCTTCCCCACCgccctcctccaccaccaccttcCAACTACTTGATGTCCACAACGAGCTCCTACATGTCTGGTGAAGGCTACCAGAGCCTACAGTCCATGATGAAGACTGAGGGTCCCTCCTACTCCATGCCGCCCAGCTACGCACCCCCAATGTATCACGTCTATCCACCACCTTCAGCACCTCCTCCTGGCCCACCGCCTCCTCCCTCCACATACCCACCACCCAGCTTGCCACCATCCTATCCACCACCGGTCTACAACAACTACCCCCCGCCACCGCCTCCACGCATGCCACCAGGCCACGTGCCTCCACCAGTGATGGCCCTTCCACCCACTGGGtaccctcctccacctccagtGCCTCCAGGACAGTCACAGGTGCCCTTGCCCCCACCGCCTGGTATGCCTATGAACCGTGGCGCATGGATGAGATGA
- the ccnk gene encoding cyclin-K isoform X2, with amino-acid sequence MLKSSTAGPSTASPQSMKESKENSSMTGQAILDHIKPCWYWDKKDLAHTPSQSEGLDPGTEARYRREGARFIFDVGTRLGLHYDTLATGIIYFHRFYMFHSFKQFPRYVTGACCLFLAGKVEETPKKCKDIIKTARSLLNDVQFAQFGDDPKEEVMVLERILLQTIKFDLQVEHPYMFLLRYVKQLKGEKNKVCKVLQMAWTFVNDSLCTMLSLQWEPEIIAVAVMYLAGRLCKFDIQEWTNKQSTRRWWEQFVQDVPVELLEDICHQILDLYSQGNKPIPQQMQEKERAPATPTSAPPAPQGQPPAANPPPPPPKKTSPQGGSPSRQLKRSHTSPKDEPKAPEQVGSKIPRLESPMPPLPTTQPPPAPPAEAEPGSETAPPPPQAPPPHQPPPLPHRPPPPPPSNYLMSTTSSYMSGEGYQSLQSMMKTEGPSYSMPPSYAPPMYHVYPPPSAPPPGPPPPPSTYPPPSLPPSYPPPVYNNYPPPPPPRMPPGHVPPPVMALPPTGYPPPPPVPPGQSQVPLPPPPGMPMNRGAWMR; translated from the exons ATGTTAAAG TCCAGCACAGCGGGTCCATCCACCGCCTCTCCTCAATCAATGAAGGAATCCAAGGAAAATTCGTCAATGACGGGCCAGGCAATCTTGGACCATATAAAACCATGCTGGTACTGGGACAAGAAGGATTTAGCCCACACGCCCTCTCAGTCTGAGGGTCTGGACCCTGGCACAGAGGCCCGGTATCGCAGAGAAGGGGCTCGCTTCATATTCGACGTGGGGACCCGACTTGGCCT ACACTACGACACACTGGCAACGGGCATCATATATTTCCACCGCTTCTACATGTTTCACTCCTTCAAGCAGTTTCCCAGATAT GTGACGGGAGCTTGTTGTCTTTTCTTGGCTGGTAAAGTAGAGGAAACCCCAAAGAAGTGCAAAGATATCATTAAAACTGCCCGCAGCCTCCTGAATGATGTGCAGTTTGCACAGTTTGGAGATGATCCCAAG gaagaggtGATGGTGTTGGAGAGAATTTTGCTCCAGACGATCAAGTTTGACCTGCAGGTGGAGCACCCCTACATGTTCCTGCTGCGCTATGTCAAGCAGCTCAAAG GGGAGAAGAATAAAGTTTGCAAGGTGCTGCAAATGGCTTGGACCTTTGTCAACGACAG CCTGTGCACCATGCTGTCTCTGCAGTGGGAGCCGGAGATCATCGCGGTCGCTGTCATGTACCTGGCTGGCCGCCTGTGCAAATTCGACATCCAGGAATGGACCAACAAGCAGTCTACACGCCGCTGGTGGGAGCAGTTTGTCCAGGACGTTCCAGTGGAGCTACTTGAAG ACATTTGCCACCAGATCCTGGACCTGTACTCTCAGGGAAACAAACCCATCCCTCAGCAGATGCAGGAGAAGGAGAGGGCACCTGCTACTCCGACCTCTGCTCCTCCAGCTCCACAGGGACAACCGCCAGCTGCCAACCCTCCTCCCCCACCACCAAAAAAGACTTCCCCTCAGGGTGGTAGCCCATCGCGCCAGCTTAAACGCTCACAT ACATCCCCCAAAGATGAACCAAAGGCTCCAG AACAAGTTGGATCAAAGATTCCTCGACTCGAGAGCCCCATGCCTCCGCTACCCACAACGCAGCCTCCCCCAG CTCCTCCCGCAGAAGCAGAACCAGGAAGTGAAACAGCTCCTCCTCCCCCACAGGCTCCACCTCCACACCAGCCTCCTCCGCTTCCCCACCgccctcctccaccaccaccttcCAACTACTTGATGTCCACAACGAGCTCCTACATGTCTGGTGAAGGCTACCAGAGCCTACAGTCCATGATGAAGACTGAGGGTCCCTCCTACTCCATGCCGCCCAGCTACGCACCCCCAATGTATCACGTCTATCCACCACCTTCAGCACCTCCTCCTGGCCCACCGCCTCCTCCCTCCACATACCCACCACCCAGCTTGCCACCATCCTATCCACCACCGGTCTACAACAACTACCCCCCGCCACCGCCTCCACGCATGCCACCAGGCCACGTGCCTCCACCAGTGATGGCCCTTCCACCCACTGGGtaccctcctccacctccagtGCCTCCAGGACAGTCACAGGTGCCCTTGCCCCCACCGCCTGGTATGCCTATGAACCGTGGCGCATGGATGAGATGA